ACGCACGCGCGATCGCCGTCCTGATTTATACGCGCAATGGTTGGAAAAAATCAAATTGCAATCAGAATAGTCAGGCAATGGGTCGTTGGTAACTGGTAATCGGGTAAGAACTTAAATGCGATCGCTCAAGCTAACAGATAATTAATAACTGCTTTACTTTTTTACTTTTGTCAATTACCAACTACCTATTACCAATTACCAACTGAGGTATCGTTACTAAAAGAGGGTTTTTTGTAATTGTAATGAACATTCGGATTGGTAACGGCTACGACATACATCAACTCAGCTTCGATCGGCGTTTAATTTTGGGTGGTGTCGAAATTCCGCACGACCGCGGTTTACTCGGACATAGTGATGCGGATGTTCTTACACACGCGATTATAGATGCGATGCTGGGCGCTTTGAGCTTAGGTGATATTGGGTTATATTTTCCGCCGACAGATCCGCAGTGGAAAGGCGCAGATAGTTTAGTATTACTCGCGAAGGTGAATCAATTGATTCGCGATCGGGGCTGGCAAATTGGTAATATTGACTCGGTAGTCGTCGCAGAACGCCCGAAGTTAAAACCGCATATTCAACAAATGCGATCGCGGCTTGCAGAAGTTTTAGAAGTCCAACCTGAACAAATTGGCATTAAAGCGACAACAAACGAAAAATTAGGTCCCGTCGGTAGAGAAGAAGGAATTGCAGCGTATGCGGTAGTGTTACTGCAACAAGGTTAGGTAATAGGTAATGGGTAATTGTTTTTATTGAAATTACTGAACTATTACTAAAATGTAAGCTGGGTGTAAAATTTATTATGAGTTCTATTAATGAATCGCCAAAAAACATTCTCGCAGCTAGAGCCAGATTAGGCGAGGGTCCTTGTTGGCATTCACAAAAGCAGTTACTGTACTGGGTGGATATTTATAACCACCGCGTTCACGAATTTGACTCATCAACAGGCGAACACAAATTCTTTGATGTCGGTGAAGTAGTTGGCTGTGTTGCGCCCGCAGGAACAAACCGCTTGATTATGGCGCTACGCCATCGCTTGGCGTTTTTAGATACGAAGAATGGTGAAGTCACGCCAATTGTTGATGTTGAACCAGAAAAGCCTTCGGATATTCGTTTGAATGATGGAAAATGCGATCCGGCGGGGCGTTTTTGGTTTGGTTCTATGTCTACGAGTGGACCTCGAGCGCGGTTGTTTCGCTACGATCCGGATGGTTCGTTACAGGTTGTTTTAACAGGTTTAACAGTGTCAAATGGACTAGGGTGGAGTCCAGATCAAAAGACGTTTTATTTAACGGATTCACCCTTAAAGAAGATTTACGCCTTTGACTATGACGTGAAGAGGGGCGATATCAGTCATCAACGCGTATTTGCGGAGATTGATATTGATTCTGGCGTTCCTGATGGCTTAACAGTAGACCGCGATGGGTGCATTTGGTCGGCGATTTGGGATGGCTGGTGTATAGTTAAGTTCGATCCTACCGGAAAAGAGATGGCACGTATCTCTATGCCTGTGCAGCGTCCTACGTGTTGCGTTTTTGGCGATCGCGATTTAGCAACACTTTATATTACAACTGCGTCAGTTGGTTTAAGCGAAGAAGAAATTCAAAAAAGCTTCTATTCAGGAGACTTATTTAGCCTCGCTACGAATACTTCAGGTATGCCTACTTACGAATTTGCAGGGTAAAGGATGAACGCTATAGTCAAAGGTATTTTACGTCGCTGGATTGCTGTTGGGTTGAGTTTTGTTTCGGCGATCGCGCTTGGGGGTTGTAACCCTGCTAACTTTGAAACAGTAGCTGCACAAGTTCCGCAAATCGTTGTTAGTGTTCTTAGCGATCCAAAAACTTTTAACTACGCGCTCAATCAAGAATCGCCTAACATTTTTGGTTTGACGTACGATGGTTTAGTAACAGAAAACCCCCTAACGGGTGCAATTGAACCAGCATTAGCCGAATCGTGGGAAATTGCTGAAGATAACTTAAGAATTACTTTTACACTCCGCGAAGGATTAA
The DNA window shown above is from Chroococcidiopsis sp. TS-821 and carries:
- the ispF gene encoding 2-C-methyl-D-erythritol 2,4-cyclodiphosphate synthase — translated: MNIRIGNGYDIHQLSFDRRLILGGVEIPHDRGLLGHSDADVLTHAIIDAMLGALSLGDIGLYFPPTDPQWKGADSLVLLAKVNQLIRDRGWQIGNIDSVVVAERPKLKPHIQQMRSRLAEVLEVQPEQIGIKATTNEKLGPVGREEGIAAYAVVLLQQG
- a CDS encoding SMP-30/gluconolactonase/LRE family protein produces the protein MSSINESPKNILAARARLGEGPCWHSQKQLLYWVDIYNHRVHEFDSSTGEHKFFDVGEVVGCVAPAGTNRLIMALRHRLAFLDTKNGEVTPIVDVEPEKPSDIRLNDGKCDPAGRFWFGSMSTSGPRARLFRYDPDGSLQVVLTGLTVSNGLGWSPDQKTFYLTDSPLKKIYAFDYDVKRGDISHQRVFAEIDIDSGVPDGLTVDRDGCIWSAIWDGWCIVKFDPTGKEMARISMPVQRPTCCVFGDRDLATLYITTASVGLSEEEIQKSFYSGDLFSLATNTSGMPTYEFAG